Within the Medicago truncatula cultivar Jemalong A17 chromosome 4, MtrunA17r5.0-ANR, whole genome shotgun sequence genome, the region TGGTCTTTGcttaaaagtttattttatttttaaaccatTTCTTCTAAAGTTTTAACACATACAACAATGGGTTTTCGTTTCCCTGGTATCATCAGAAAGGCATCATTTTCTGCAAACCGATCAGCTTCAAAATCTGTGGACGTGCCAAAGGGATATCTTGCAGTATATGTTGGAGAGAAACAGACGCGGTATTTAATCCCCGTATCATACTTGAGCCAACCTTCATTTCAAGGCTTGCTGAGTCAAGTTGAGGAAGAGTTTGGATATGAT harbors:
- the LOC11444364 gene encoding auxin-induced protein 15A, encoding MGFRFPGIIRKASFSANRSASKSVDVPKGYLAVYVGEKQTRYLIPVSYLSQPSFQGLLSQVEEEFGYDHPMGGLTIPCTEDVFQHITSCFNGL